A single genomic interval of Rhizobium leguminosarum bv. trifolii WSM1325 harbors:
- a CDS encoding diguanylate cyclase (KEGG: rec:RHECIAT_CH0004393 putative sensory box GGDEF family protein~TIGRFAM: diguanylate cyclase~PFAM: GGDEF domain containing protein~SMART: GGDEF domain containing protein) produces the protein MKFETIKKVILAAIMLPFVFMLIEGVVVIRSSVNHYWNLEKDRQFADVLARGGSIAATEILTEIGATRRYLADPSDMTAIDMQQSRVTLDRERRAFYASLPSREALDEGLVGELSILSLAYSRIVAARSAVDQGRYAGSDPGSIYWYAALKQLAVVDALSPLISDPVLLEKSNQLMGILLTYYGERLITGIGTRYLNQGVSARLPVELFVQGKVMLGEGMDHMVFHSSAPVVRNIVAYLGSASQVKANAITDAILAGARPTRAVHDVWAAAQSERMSFLQQRMIEAAQDIHETGENLSTRSHIHLTRILALCAGLLILATLVLLLAAKGLRLIDRLTQDRETLVGELRSAAQTDLLTGLYNRRGFEVAASALLTQAEHGSRWISVVLFDLDHFKKINDVHGHDAGDAVLRHVAGVARKNFRSFDLLVRHGGEEFLALLPDSTPDDAAIVAERVRLAIEAAEIPLPSGDVLKVTASFGCAGRANEATNRNFEDLVKRADLALYAAKASGRNCVVSGPTLPAPAQEERRKAVSGGGFDSRI, from the coding sequence ATGAAGTTCGAAACCATTAAAAAGGTTATCCTGGCCGCCATCATGCTGCCCTTCGTCTTCATGCTCATTGAAGGCGTCGTCGTCATACGTTCTTCGGTCAATCATTACTGGAACCTCGAAAAGGACCGGCAGTTCGCCGATGTGCTTGCCCGTGGCGGGTCGATCGCCGCCACGGAGATTCTGACTGAAATTGGCGCCACCCGCCGCTACCTCGCAGATCCCAGCGACATGACTGCTATCGACATGCAGCAAAGCCGGGTGACGCTCGATCGCGAACGCCGCGCTTTTTATGCCAGCCTGCCCTCCCGCGAGGCGCTCGACGAGGGGCTCGTCGGCGAATTATCGATTCTCAGCCTTGCCTACAGCCGTATCGTCGCGGCGCGCAGCGCCGTCGACCAGGGCCGTTATGCCGGCAGCGATCCCGGTTCCATTTACTGGTATGCGGCTCTCAAGCAGCTTGCCGTCGTCGATGCGCTTTCACCGCTGATCAGCGATCCGGTGCTGCTTGAGAAATCCAACCAGCTGATGGGCATCCTGCTGACCTATTACGGCGAAAGGCTGATCACCGGGATCGGCACCCGTTATCTCAACCAGGGGGTTTCCGCCAGATTGCCGGTCGAGCTCTTCGTGCAGGGCAAGGTCATGCTCGGCGAGGGCATGGATCACATGGTTTTCCATTCCTCCGCGCCGGTCGTGCGCAACATCGTCGCTTATCTTGGCAGCGCCAGCCAGGTAAAGGCGAATGCGATCACCGATGCCATTCTCGCCGGAGCGCGGCCGACACGCGCGGTGCATGACGTCTGGGCCGCCGCGCAGAGCGAGCGCATGAGCTTCCTGCAGCAGAGGATGATCGAGGCCGCACAGGATATTCACGAGACCGGCGAAAACCTGTCGACGCGCTCGCACATACACCTGACGCGGATCCTGGCGCTGTGTGCCGGCCTGCTGATTCTCGCCACATTGGTGCTGCTGCTGGCGGCAAAGGGCCTTCGCCTGATCGACCGACTGACCCAGGATCGGGAGACGCTGGTCGGCGAGCTGCGCAGCGCCGCCCAGACCGATCTTCTGACCGGGCTTTACAACAGGCGCGGCTTCGAGGTCGCCGCATCCGCACTTCTCACACAGGCCGAGCACGGATCACGCTGGATTTCCGTCGTGCTCTTCGACCTCGATCATTTCAAGAAGATCAACGACGTTCACGGGCATGACGCCGGCGATGCTGTGCTCCGGCATGTCGCGGGCGTCGCGCGTAAGAATTTTCGTTCCTTCGATCTGCTGGTGCGCCATGGCGGCGAGGAGTTCCTGGCGCTTCTGCCGGATTCGACGCCTGACGATGCTGCAATCGTTGCCGAGCGTGTGCGGCTGGCGATCGAGGCGGCGGAAATCCCCCTGCCGAGCGGCGATGTTCTCAAGGTGACGGCAAGTTTCGGATGCGCCGGACGGGCAAATGAAGCCACCAACCGGAACTTCGAGGATCTGGTCAAACGCGCCGACCTGGCGCTTTACGCCGCCAAGGCCTCCGGCCGCAACTGCGTCGTCTCGGGACCGACCCTGCCGGCCCCGGCCCAGGAGGAGCGACGCAAGGCGGTGTCGGGCGGTGGCTTTGATTCCCGCATATGA
- a CDS encoding aspartate-semialdehyde dehydrogenase (KEGG: rec:RHECIAT_CH0004391 aspartate-B-semialdehyde dehydrogenase protein~TIGRFAM: aspartate-semialdehyde dehydrogenase~PFAM: Semialdehyde dehydrogenase dimerisation region; Semialdehyde dehydrogenase NAD - binding), which yields MGFKVAVAGATGNVGREMLNILSERGFPADEVVALASSRSQGTEVSYGDRTLKVSNLENYDFSDTDICLMSAGGEVSKKFSPKIGQQGCIVIDNSSAWRYDADVPLIVPEVNPDAISQFTKRNIIANPNCSTAQLVVALKPLHDFAKIKRVVISTYQSVSGAGKDGMDELFNQTRAVFVADPIENKKFTKRIAFNVIPHIDVFMEDGYTKEEWKVLAETKKMLDPKIKVTCTAVRVPVFIGHSESVNIEFENEITADQARDILRDAPGCLVIDKREDGGYITPYESAGEDATYISRIREDATVENGLNIWVVSDNLRKGAALNAIQIAELLVNRGLVKPRKQAA from the coding sequence ATGGGTTTCAAAGTAGCAGTTGCAGGAGCGACCGGAAATGTTGGCCGGGAGATGCTCAATATCCTCTCCGAGCGAGGCTTCCCCGCCGATGAGGTCGTGGCACTCGCCTCCTCGCGTTCGCAGGGCACCGAGGTTTCCTACGGTGACCGGACGCTGAAGGTCTCCAATCTGGAGAATTACGATTTCTCCGATACCGACATCTGCCTGATGTCGGCCGGCGGCGAGGTCTCCAAGAAGTTCTCGCCGAAGATCGGCCAGCAGGGCTGCATCGTCATCGACAATTCCTCGGCTTGGCGCTACGACGCCGACGTGCCGCTGATCGTGCCGGAAGTGAACCCGGATGCGATCAGCCAGTTCACCAAGCGCAACATCATCGCCAATCCGAATTGCTCGACCGCCCAGCTGGTGGTGGCGCTGAAGCCGTTGCACGACTTCGCCAAGATCAAGCGCGTCGTCATCTCGACCTACCAGTCGGTTTCCGGCGCCGGCAAAGACGGCATGGACGAGCTGTTCAACCAGACGCGCGCCGTCTTCGTCGCCGATCCGATCGAGAACAAGAAGTTCACCAAGCGTATTGCCTTTAATGTCATCCCGCACATCGACGTCTTCATGGAGGACGGCTACACCAAGGAAGAGTGGAAGGTGCTGGCCGAGACGAAGAAGATGCTCGACCCGAAGATCAAGGTGACCTGCACCGCGGTGCGCGTGCCGGTTTTCATCGGTCATTCGGAATCGGTCAACATCGAATTCGAAAACGAGATCACCGCCGACCAGGCCCGCGACATCCTGCGCGATGCACCGGGCTGCCTCGTCATCGACAAGCGCGAGGATGGCGGCTACATCACGCCATATGAATCCGCCGGCGAGGATGCGACCTACATCTCGCGCATCCGCGAGGATGCGACGGTCGAAAACGGCCTCAACATCTGGGTAGTTTCCGACAATCTGCGCAAGGGCGCTGCGTTGAACGCCATCCAGATCGCCGAGCTGCTCGTCAATCGTGGTCTCGTCAAGCCGCGCAAGCAGGCTGCCTGA
- a CDS encoding pyridoxal kinase (KEGG: rec:RHECIAT_CH0004395 pyridoxine kinase protein~TIGRFAM: pyridoxal kinase~PFAM: Phosphomethylpyrimidine kinase type-1) yields MSENAAGAVIVISSHVVRGSVGNRAAVFALETLGHPVWAMPTIVLPWHPGHGRSTRLTFAEADFDAAIDDLIRAPWIGEVKAVLSGYFGNAAQARSVARLIGALRQNNPELLYVCDPVMGDLGGLYVPEATAEAIRDHLIPLASLATPNRYELAWLSGAALEDNSTIMEAALALGPSRMLVTSAVPMMAGGTGNLYLSGRHALLAEHRVVENPPNGLGDLLAAVFLSRLLSGLEDEKALQLATASVFEVLARAVKRGSNELMLASDASSLSTPMAMVQMRRLVHPAQRRKK; encoded by the coding sequence ATGTCGGAAAATGCAGCGGGCGCAGTCATCGTCATTTCCAGCCATGTTGTGCGTGGCTCGGTCGGAAACCGGGCAGCCGTCTTTGCTTTGGAGACGCTCGGTCATCCGGTCTGGGCCATGCCGACCATCGTGCTTCCCTGGCATCCCGGCCACGGCCGCTCGACGCGACTGACTTTTGCGGAAGCGGATTTCGACGCGGCGATCGACGACCTGATCCGCGCACCCTGGATCGGCGAAGTCAAGGCGGTGCTTTCGGGCTATTTCGGCAATGCTGCCCAGGCGCGCTCCGTCGCCCGGCTGATCGGTGCGCTCCGGCAAAACAATCCCGAGCTGCTGTATGTCTGCGATCCCGTCATGGGCGATCTCGGCGGCCTTTATGTGCCGGAAGCGACTGCAGAGGCCATTCGCGATCATCTTATTCCGCTTGCCTCGCTCGCGACGCCGAACCGGTACGAGCTCGCATGGCTTTCGGGGGCGGCGCTGGAAGACAACAGCACGATCATGGAGGCGGCGCTCGCGCTCGGACCATCGCGCATGCTCGTCACTTCAGCCGTTCCGATGATGGCAGGCGGTACCGGCAATCTTTATCTTTCCGGTCGCCACGCGCTTCTTGCCGAGCACCGTGTCGTCGAAAACCCGCCGAATGGTCTAGGCGACCTACTTGCCGCCGTCTTCCTGTCGCGCCTGCTTTCCGGGCTCGAGGACGAAAAGGCGCTGCAACTTGCCACGGCCAGCGTCTTCGAGGTGCTTGCGCGGGCCGTCAAGCGCGGCAGCAACGAGTTGATGCTGGCGAGCGATGCTTCCAGCCTTTCGACGCCGATGGCCATGGTGCAGATGCGCCGGCTCGTGCACCCGGCGCAGCGACGGAAAAAGTGA
- a CDS encoding Alkaline phosphatase (PFAM: Alkaline phosphatase~SMART: Alkaline phosphatase~KEGG: ret:RHE_CH04099 alkaline phosphatase protein), whose product MRTLLAAFAATTILAGAAQATTVYPLDRATILAGSPFDFKVELNKQVKPEDVKITVNGQDYKTVLGGEAQFVELEKGKDDKALGSAILLRGLKISAPGDYKIEVAAGDETKSVTWKVYETAAQPKAKNIIFLLGDGLSVAHRTAARIMSKGMTEGKANGRLNMDDLERMAFIGTSATNAVDTDSANTMSAYMTGHKTAVNAIGVYADRTPASLDDPRVETFAEAVRRLTKKSIGIVATAEVEDATPAAVVAHTRNRNDKADVVGMLLDVKPEVLLGGGSAYFLGKEVAGSKRKDNQDYIKQFQDAGYKLATDKNELAANASAEGNLLGLFHTGNMDVTLDREFLKKGTVDKFPNQPGLVAMTKVALDRLSKNPDGFFLMVEGSSIDKMSHPLDWDRAVYETIEFDQAIGVAREFQKAHPETLIVVTGDHTHGVSIIGTVDDEKPGTDMREKVGTYAEAGFPNYKDENGDGYPDKVDVSRRLFLSANNGPDHYETFRPKLGGPFVPAVQNEKKEYVANEQYKDVPGAVFVQGNIPKSGDSGVHAVDDVVLQSAGPGAEGFHGYMEQSDVYRVLADTFALGAEQTN is encoded by the coding sequence ATGCGTACGCTTCTTGCCGCCTTTGCGGCTACCACCATCCTTGCGGGCGCTGCTCAGGCGACGACGGTCTATCCGCTTGATCGCGCGACGATCCTTGCCGGTTCACCGTTCGATTTCAAGGTCGAGCTCAACAAGCAGGTCAAGCCCGAAGACGTGAAGATCACGGTCAACGGCCAGGACTACAAGACCGTGCTTGGGGGCGAGGCGCAGTTCGTCGAACTGGAAAAGGGCAAGGACGACAAGGCTCTCGGCTCCGCTATCCTGCTGCGCGGCCTGAAGATTTCGGCTCCGGGCGACTACAAGATCGAAGTCGCTGCCGGCGACGAAACGAAGTCCGTCACCTGGAAAGTTTACGAAACAGCCGCCCAGCCGAAGGCCAAGAACATCATCTTCCTGCTGGGTGACGGGCTTTCCGTTGCGCATCGCACCGCTGCCCGCATCATGTCCAAGGGCATGACCGAAGGTAAGGCGAATGGCCGCCTGAATATGGACGATCTCGAGCGTATGGCTTTTATCGGCACGTCGGCGACGAATGCCGTCGATACGGACTCAGCCAACACCATGTCGGCCTACATGACGGGTCACAAGACGGCCGTCAACGCGATCGGCGTTTACGCGGACCGTACGCCGGCCTCCCTCGATGATCCGCGTGTTGAAACCTTCGCAGAAGCCGTTCGCCGCCTGACCAAGAAGTCGATCGGTATCGTTGCAACGGCCGAGGTCGAAGACGCCACGCCGGCTGCGGTCGTTGCTCACACCCGCAACCGCAACGACAAGGCCGACGTCGTCGGCATGCTGCTTGACGTCAAGCCGGAAGTCCTCCTTGGCGGCGGCTCGGCCTATTTCCTCGGCAAGGAAGTCGCCGGTTCCAAGCGCAAGGACAATCAGGACTACATCAAGCAGTTTCAGGATGCCGGCTATAAGCTTGCCACCGACAAGAACGAGCTCGCAGCCAATGCATCGGCTGAAGGCAATCTCCTCGGTCTCTTCCACACCGGCAATATGGACGTCACGCTTGATCGCGAGTTCCTGAAGAAGGGCACCGTCGACAAGTTCCCGAACCAGCCGGGCCTCGTCGCCATGACCAAGGTTGCGCTCGACCGCCTCTCGAAGAATCCTGATGGCTTCTTCTTGATGGTCGAAGGCTCCTCGATCGACAAAATGTCCCATCCGCTCGATTGGGATCGTGCCGTCTACGAAACCATCGAATTCGACCAGGCCATCGGCGTTGCCCGCGAATTCCAGAAGGCCCATCCGGAGACGCTGATCGTCGTCACCGGCGACCATACGCACGGCGTATCCATCATCGGTACTGTCGATGATGAAAAGCCGGGCACGGACATGCGCGAAAAGGTCGGGACCTATGCCGAAGCCGGCTTCCCGAACTACAAGGACGAAAACGGCGACGGTTATCCCGATAAGGTCGACGTCAGCCGCCGCCTGTTCCTGAGTGCCAACAATGGCCCCGATCACTACGAGACCTTCCGTCCGAAGCTCGGTGGTCCGTTCGTTCCGGCTGTCCAGAACGAAAAGAAGGAATATGTCGCCAACGAGCAGTATAAGGATGTTCCCGGCGCGGTCTTCGTTCAGGGCAATATTCCGAAGAGCGGCGATAGTGGCGTCCACGCCGTCGATGACGTCGTTCTGCAATCGGCTGGGCCGGGCGCCGAAGGCTTCCATGGTTACATGGAACAGAGCGACGTCTATCGCGTGCTCGCCGACACCTTCGCTCTCGGCGCCGAGCAGACGAACTGA
- a CDS encoding Carbonate dehydratase (PFAM: carbonic anhydrase~KEGG: rec:RHECIAT_CH0004394 carbonic anhydrase protein): MQRFPNPLLDGYRNFMNGRYSDARDRYRQLAENGQSPHTLVIACSDSRAAPELIFDAGPGELFVIRNVANMVPPYEPDGHFHSTSAALEFAVQVLKVSDIVVMGHGRCGGIRSALDPNAEPLSPGDFIGRWMSLVKPAAEQIQSNDVMTAAERQTALERVSIRNSINNLRSFPDIKALEEAGNLHLHGAWFDISTGELWVMDAETRDFIRPEI, translated from the coding sequence ATGCAGCGTTTTCCAAACCCTCTTCTGGACGGCTATCGCAACTTCATGAACGGGCGCTATTCCGACGCCCGCGACAGGTATCGGCAGCTTGCCGAAAATGGTCAAAGTCCCCATACGCTTGTCATTGCCTGTTCGGATTCTCGCGCGGCACCGGAGCTGATCTTCGATGCCGGCCCGGGCGAGCTCTTCGTCATTCGCAACGTTGCCAACATGGTCCCGCCCTACGAGCCGGATGGCCATTTTCATTCGACGTCGGCCGCACTCGAATTTGCCGTGCAGGTGCTGAAGGTCTCGGATATCGTCGTGATGGGTCACGGCCGCTGCGGCGGCATCCGTTCAGCGCTCGATCCGAATGCCGAGCCATTGTCGCCCGGCGATTTCATCGGCCGCTGGATGTCGCTGGTCAAACCTGCCGCCGAGCAGATCCAGAGCAACGACGTGATGACGGCCGCCGAGCGGCAGACGGCGCTGGAGCGTGTCTCCATCCGCAATTCGATCAACAATCTCAGAAGCTTTCCCGACATCAAGGCGCTCGAGGAAGCGGGAAACCTGCATCTCCACGGCGCCTGGTTCGACATTTCGACTGGTGAACTCTGGGTCATGGACGCCGAGACACGCGACTTCATTCGTCCCGAAATCTAG
- a CDS encoding lytic murein transglycosylase (TIGRFAM: lytic murein transglycosylase~KEGG: rec:RHECIAT_CH0004392 putative membrane-bound lytic murein transglycosylase protein), with product MASIGRGALQQTGAGFLMRMTTFFLAAFTAAGVLHALPAAAQGAQCGNNSSGFGAWVADFKQEAAANGVSRSVLDRAFANVNYNRPTIAADRGQKSFKLSFDAFMQKRGGATVISRGRSMKAANKALFASIERRFGVPAGPLVAIWGMETGFGSYMGNQHTLSAVSTLAYDCRRSDYFTDQLYAALQLVSEGYLSPQAKGAAHGEIGQTQFLPRNVVRFGADGDGDGRVDMVGSRADALASTANFLKGHGWRAGAGYQPGEPNFVAIQGWNAASVYQQAIAYIGQQIDGK from the coding sequence ATGGCCTCGATCGGCCGCGGCGCGCTTCAGCAGACCGGAGCGGGGTTTCTCATGCGCATGACAACATTTTTTCTGGCGGCGTTTACGGCGGCGGGCGTCCTCCACGCGTTGCCGGCAGCGGCCCAGGGCGCTCAATGCGGCAATAATAGCAGCGGTTTCGGTGCATGGGTCGCCGACTTCAAGCAGGAAGCGGCGGCAAACGGCGTCAGCCGCTCGGTCCTCGACCGCGCCTTCGCCAACGTCAATTACAACAGACCGACGATCGCCGCCGACCGCGGCCAGAAGAGCTTCAAGCTCTCCTTCGACGCTTTTATGCAGAAGCGCGGCGGTGCCACGGTCATCTCCCGCGGCCGCAGCATGAAGGCAGCCAATAAGGCGCTTTTTGCCTCGATCGAGCGCCGTTTCGGCGTTCCGGCCGGCCCGCTGGTTGCCATCTGGGGCATGGAGACCGGTTTCGGCAGCTATATGGGCAACCAGCATACGCTATCGGCTGTTTCGACCCTTGCCTATGACTGCCGTCGCTCGGACTATTTCACCGACCAGCTCTATGCAGCACTCCAGCTCGTCTCCGAGGGTTATCTGAGCCCACAGGCCAAGGGCGCTGCCCATGGTGAAATCGGCCAGACGCAGTTTCTGCCGCGTAATGTCGTGCGCTTCGGCGCCGACGGCGACGGCGACGGCCGCGTCGACATGGTCGGTTCCCGCGCCGATGCACTGGCCTCAACGGCGAATTTCCTCAAGGGCCACGGCTGGCGCGCCGGCGCCGGCTATCAGCCGGGAGAGCCGAATTTCGTCGCCATCCAGGGCTGGAACGCCGCCAGCGTCTACCAGCAGGCGATCGCCTATATCGGTCAGCAGATCGACGGCAAATAA